In Micrococcus luteus NCTC 2665, a single window of DNA contains:
- a CDS encoding single-stranded DNA-binding protein: MQDLITVRGFVATDPATRHTASGAAVTGFRLATTERRFDRETAEWVDAHTNWYNISAFGQLGSNTAQSVKKGNPVIVTGRLRVRDWSSGERSGTSVDVVADAVGLDLGFGSAAFQRSQRAAVPRPESAPRDDDASGGPAGAVGDGFSAGLPDGFQGGDAPASPGPDESNAGAPGREPAAAGVA, encoded by the coding sequence ATGCAGGACCTCATCACCGTGCGCGGCTTCGTGGCCACGGACCCCGCCACCCGCCACACCGCATCGGGGGCCGCCGTGACCGGCTTCCGCCTGGCCACCACCGAGCGGCGCTTCGACCGCGAGACCGCCGAGTGGGTGGACGCCCACACCAACTGGTACAACATCTCGGCGTTCGGCCAGCTCGGCTCGAACACCGCCCAGTCCGTGAAGAAGGGCAACCCCGTGATCGTCACCGGTCGACTCCGGGTCCGCGACTGGTCCTCGGGCGAGCGCTCCGGCACGTCCGTGGACGTGGTGGCGGACGCCGTCGGGCTGGACCTGGGCTTCGGCTCGGCGGCATTCCAGCGCAGCCAGCGCGCGGCCGTGCCGCGCCCCGAGTCGGCCCCGCGCGACGACGACGCGTCGGGCGGGCCGGCCGGCGCGGTCGGAGACGGGTTCAGCGCGGGCCTGCCGGACGGGTTCCAGGGTGGCGACGCCCCGGCCTCGCCCGGCCCGGACGAGTCGAACGCGGGCGCCCCCGGGCGGGAGCCGGCGGCGGCCGGCGTCGCCTGA
- the ettA gene encoding energy-dependent translational throttle protein EttA encodes MAEFIYTMVKARKKVGDKLILDDVTMSFYPGAKIGMVGPNGAGKSTILKIMAGLDEPSNGEARLSPGYSVGILMQEPKLDESKTVLENVQEGVGEIYGKIQRYNQISEEMANPDADFDALMEEMGELQSAIDAADAWDIDSQLEQAMDALRTPPGDEPVTNLSGGEKRRVALCKLLLEKPDLLLLDEPTNHLDAESVLWLEQHLASYPGAVIAVTHDRYFLDHVAEWIAEVDRGRLYPYEGNYSTYLETKRARLEVQGRKDAKLAKRLTEELDWVRSNTKGRQAKSKARLARYEEMAAEAEKTRKLDFEEIQIPPGPRLGTVVIEAKDLKKGFGDRVLIDGLSFSLPRNGIVGVIGPNGVGKTTLFKTIVGLEPLDGGELKIGETVKISYVDQSRSNIDPEKSLWEVVSDGLDYIKVGNVEMPSRAYVSAFGFKGPDQQKKAGVLSGGERNRLNLALTLKEGGNLLLLDEPTNDLDVETLTSLENALLEFPGCAVVVSHDRWFLDRVATHMLAYEGTAEDPANWYWYEGNFESYEANKVDRLGPEAARPHRMTHRKLTRD; translated from the coding sequence ATGGCGGAATTCATCTACACGATGGTCAAGGCCCGCAAGAAGGTGGGCGACAAACTGATCCTGGACGACGTCACCATGTCGTTCTACCCCGGGGCGAAGATCGGCATGGTCGGCCCCAACGGCGCCGGCAAGTCGACGATCCTGAAGATCATGGCCGGGCTGGACGAGCCCTCGAACGGCGAGGCGCGGCTCTCTCCCGGCTACTCGGTGGGCATCCTGATGCAGGAGCCCAAGCTGGACGAGTCCAAGACCGTGCTCGAGAACGTCCAGGAGGGCGTCGGCGAGATCTACGGCAAGATCCAGCGCTACAACCAGATCTCCGAGGAGATGGCGAACCCGGACGCGGACTTCGACGCCCTCATGGAGGAGATGGGCGAGCTGCAGTCCGCCATCGACGCCGCGGACGCGTGGGACATCGACTCCCAGCTCGAGCAGGCGATGGACGCCCTGCGCACGCCCCCGGGGGACGAGCCGGTCACGAACCTCTCCGGCGGCGAGAAGCGGCGCGTCGCACTGTGCAAGCTGCTGCTGGAGAAGCCCGACCTGCTCCTGCTCGACGAGCCCACCAACCACCTGGACGCCGAGTCCGTGCTGTGGCTCGAGCAGCACCTGGCCTCCTACCCGGGCGCCGTCATCGCCGTCACCCACGACCGGTACTTCCTCGACCACGTCGCGGAGTGGATCGCGGAGGTCGACCGCGGCCGCCTCTACCCGTACGAGGGCAACTACTCCACCTACCTGGAGACCAAGCGCGCCCGCCTCGAGGTGCAGGGCAGGAAGGACGCCAAGCTCGCCAAGCGCCTGACCGAGGAGCTCGACTGGGTCCGCTCCAACACGAAGGGCCGCCAGGCGAAGTCCAAGGCCCGCCTGGCCCGCTACGAGGAGATGGCGGCCGAGGCCGAGAAGACCCGCAAGCTGGACTTCGAGGAGATCCAGATCCCGCCGGGCCCGCGCCTGGGCACCGTCGTGATCGAGGCCAAGGACCTGAAGAAGGGCTTCGGGGACCGCGTCCTCATCGACGGCCTGTCCTTCTCCCTGCCCCGCAACGGCATCGTCGGCGTGATCGGCCCGAACGGCGTCGGCAAGACCACCCTGTTCAAGACCATCGTCGGCCTCGAGCCCCTGGACGGCGGTGAGCTGAAGATCGGCGAGACCGTGAAGATCTCGTACGTGGACCAGTCCCGCTCCAACATCGACCCCGAGAAGTCGCTGTGGGAGGTCGTCTCGGACGGCCTGGACTACATCAAGGTCGGCAACGTCGAGATGCCCTCGCGCGCCTACGTGTCCGCGTTCGGCTTCAAGGGCCCGGACCAGCAGAAGAAGGCCGGCGTGCTCTCCGGCGGTGAGCGCAACCGCCTGAACCTGGCCCTGACCCTCAAGGAGGGCGGCAACCTGCTGCTCCTCGACGAGCCCACCAACGACCTCGACGTGGAGACCCTGACCTCCCTCGAGAACGCGCTGCTCGAGTTCCCGGGCTGCGCGGTCGTCGTCTCGCACGACCGCTGGTTCCTGGACCGCGTCGCCACCCACATGCTGGCCTACGAGGGCACTGCGGAGGACCCGGCCAACTGGTACTGGTACGAGGGCAACTTCGAGTCCTACGAGGCCAACAAGGTCGATCGGCTCGGCCCCGAGGCCGCCCGCCCGCACCGCATGACGCACCGCAAGCTCACGCGCGACTGA
- a CDS encoding acyl-CoA thioesterase, whose protein sequence is MPQRHPRPRPGHAPVRPASAPKDPTETLRGILELTPAAPDPVTGQVRFTGTTPRQTHGRVFGGQVLAQALAAASRTVPAARSAHSLHGYFIRPGDALQPITFTVETLRDGRSFSVRRVLASQKEKAILALTCSFQEPAGSALDHQVAMPEGVPRPEDLPTTADVLGAINHPVAQEWAWSRPFDIRHVTPAIYVEPAAETENCNMVWMKTFTPLADDPALHLAALTYASDYTLLEPILRQHGVAWIQPGMSVASLDHAMWFHRPARVDQWLLYVQDSPSAQGARGLGTGAVFTEDGTLVATVAQEGMIRLPEGAAARRARARGAAQRMALRTVLRRSWRR, encoded by the coding sequence GTGCCGCAGCGCCATCCCCGTCCCCGCCCCGGTCACGCACCGGTCCGCCCGGCCTCGGCCCCGAAGGACCCCACCGAAACGCTGCGCGGGATCCTGGAGCTGACGCCGGCCGCGCCGGACCCGGTGACGGGTCAGGTCCGCTTCACGGGCACGACCCCCCGGCAGACGCACGGCCGGGTGTTCGGCGGCCAGGTGCTCGCCCAGGCGCTGGCGGCCGCCTCCCGCACGGTGCCGGCCGCCCGTTCCGCCCACTCGCTCCACGGCTACTTCATCCGCCCCGGGGACGCGCTGCAGCCCATCACGTTCACCGTCGAGACGCTGCGGGACGGCCGCTCCTTCTCCGTCCGCCGGGTGCTGGCCTCCCAGAAAGAGAAGGCCATCCTCGCCCTGACCTGCTCCTTCCAGGAGCCCGCCGGCAGCGCGCTGGACCACCAGGTGGCCATGCCGGAGGGAGTGCCCCGGCCCGAGGACCTGCCCACGACGGCGGACGTGCTGGGCGCCATCAACCACCCCGTGGCCCAGGAGTGGGCCTGGTCCCGGCCGTTCGACATCCGCCACGTCACCCCGGCCATCTATGTGGAGCCGGCCGCCGAGACCGAGAACTGCAACATGGTGTGGATGAAGACCTTCACGCCCCTGGCGGACGACCCCGCGCTGCACCTGGCGGCGCTCACCTACGCCTCGGACTACACGCTCCTCGAGCCGATCCTGCGGCAGCACGGCGTCGCCTGGATCCAGCCCGGCATGTCCGTGGCCTCCCTCGACCACGCGATGTGGTTCCACCGGCCCGCCCGCGTCGACCAGTGGCTGCTCTACGTCCAGGACTCCCCCAGCGCCCAGGGCGCGCGCGGCCTCGGCACGGGCGCCGTGTTCACCGAGGACGGGACGCTCGTGGCCACGGTCGCCCAGGAGGGCATGATCCGCCTGCCCGAGGGGGCCGCCGCCCGGCGGGCGCGGGCCCGGGGCGCGGCCCAGCGCATGGCCCTGCGGACGGTGCTGCGCCGCAGCTGGCGGCGCTGA
- a CDS encoding globin, protein MQEGTPAPVDQVRARDAAAGPAGATPGAPTAPGQATSFYDAVGGRPTFDRLTAEFYARVREDEILAPMYPQDDFEGAQRRLLMFLEQYWGGPRTYSEERGHPRLRMRHAPYRIDPAARDAWLRHMRAAVDTLELSPLHEAELWDYLERAAHSLQNSA, encoded by the coding sequence ATGCAGGAGGGCACCCCCGCCCCGGTGGACCAGGTGCGCGCCCGCGACGCCGCGGCGGGCCCTGCCGGCGCGACCCCGGGAGCCCCGACCGCGCCCGGTCAGGCCACCAGCTTCTACGACGCCGTCGGCGGCCGCCCGACGTTCGACCGGCTGACCGCGGAGTTCTACGCCCGCGTGCGCGAGGACGAGATCCTCGCCCCGATGTATCCGCAGGACGACTTCGAGGGCGCCCAGCGCCGGCTGCTCATGTTCCTGGAGCAGTACTGGGGCGGACCGCGGACGTACTCCGAGGAGCGCGGCCACCCCCGCCTGCGCATGCGCCACGCCCCGTACCGGATCGATCCGGCCGCGCGCGACGCATGGCTGCGGCACATGCGCGCCGCCGTCGACACGCTGGAGCTGTCACCGCTGCACGAGGCTGAACTCTGGGACTACCTGGAGCGGGCCGCCCACTCCCTGCAGAACTCGGCCTGA
- the pepN gene encoding aminopeptidase N, whose protein sequence is MNITREEAAARAAALTVDAYEVSLDLTRGAEHFRTATTVTFAAAEDAVGTHTWIDYVAGQAPSVTLNGEALDVADFDGARLRIGPLAAQNTLVVDGLGDYSNTGEGLHRFVDPVDQEVYLYTQFEVPDSRRMFAVFEQPDLKASFHFTVTAPAHWAVVSNQPEASRRTLGVVANEENPQGVDAAVWEFKPTPRISSYITALVAGPYASVHSELTSADGRTIPLGVYCRASLVEHLDAENVFELTRQGFEFFEAQYGHAYPFEKYDQLFVPEFNAGAMENAGCVTFLESYVFRGTVPEALIERRAITILHELAHMWFGDLVTMRWWNDLWLNESFAEFMSTLAAAENTQYTGAWTTFSSMEKNWAYRQDQLSSTHPIKARIRDLDDVLVNFDGITYAKGASVLRQLVAWVGQENFMVGVRAYIAKHAWQNTELPDLMTELEAASGRDLSEWTRVWLETSGVNTLRTEVETDEAGTITALRLRQSAPDGSPSAPGDDVLRPHRLAVGFYDVDEATGRLIRTERFELDVAGEVTEVVEAAGRRRPAVILPNDDDLAYAKLRLDDASWEAASTRLKDVDGSLARTLLWGAAWDTVRDGEASAAWFVDLVLANVGHERDSSVVQTLLRQLATAIGLYLPEDQAEAVRVAAADRLWGLVAEAEDGSDNQLQFVKAFALHARTTAQLDRLAALVDGTRTVPGLDLTTDLRWELLTALVAAGRAGEAEIAEAERADATATGALAAVQARAAVPTAEAKRAAWDRVMAGELSNTEQRQALIGFARVHDAALIAPFADAYFEGVEAMWDSRSHEMAETAATLGYPAAQVTPEIADRATALSERLADTRAGLSRVLAEGRDETVRALAAREAA, encoded by the coding sequence ATGAACATCACCCGCGAAGAGGCCGCCGCACGCGCGGCCGCCCTCACTGTGGACGCGTACGAGGTGAGCCTGGACCTCACCCGCGGAGCGGAGCACTTCCGCACGGCCACCACCGTCACGTTCGCGGCCGCGGAGGACGCGGTGGGCACCCACACGTGGATCGACTACGTGGCCGGGCAGGCCCCCTCGGTGACCCTCAACGGCGAGGCGCTGGACGTGGCGGACTTCGACGGCGCCCGACTGCGGATCGGCCCGCTGGCGGCGCAGAACACCCTCGTGGTCGACGGCCTCGGGGACTACAGCAACACCGGCGAAGGCCTGCACCGGTTCGTGGATCCCGTGGACCAGGAGGTCTACCTCTACACCCAGTTCGAGGTGCCGGACTCCCGCCGCATGTTCGCTGTGTTCGAGCAGCCCGACCTCAAGGCCTCGTTCCACTTCACGGTGACCGCCCCGGCGCACTGGGCCGTGGTGTCCAACCAGCCGGAGGCCTCCCGCCGCACCCTCGGCGTCGTGGCGAACGAGGAGAACCCGCAGGGGGTGGACGCCGCGGTCTGGGAGTTCAAGCCCACCCCGCGCATCTCCTCCTACATCACCGCGCTCGTCGCCGGCCCGTACGCCTCCGTGCACTCGGAGCTGACCAGCGCCGACGGCCGCACGATCCCCCTCGGCGTCTACTGCCGCGCGTCGCTGGTGGAGCACCTGGATGCGGAGAACGTCTTCGAGCTCACCCGCCAGGGCTTCGAGTTCTTCGAGGCCCAGTACGGCCACGCCTACCCGTTCGAGAAGTACGACCAGCTGTTCGTGCCCGAGTTCAACGCCGGCGCGATGGAGAACGCCGGCTGTGTGACCTTCCTCGAGTCGTACGTCTTCCGCGGGACCGTGCCGGAGGCGCTGATCGAGCGCCGCGCCATCACGATCCTCCACGAGCTCGCCCACATGTGGTTCGGCGACCTGGTCACCATGCGCTGGTGGAACGACCTGTGGCTCAACGAGTCCTTCGCCGAGTTCATGTCCACCCTCGCCGCCGCTGAGAACACGCAGTACACCGGCGCCTGGACCACCTTCTCCTCCATGGAGAAGAACTGGGCCTACCGCCAGGACCAGCTCTCCTCCACGCACCCCATCAAGGCCCGGATCCGCGACCTCGACGACGTGCTCGTCAACTTCGACGGCATCACCTACGCCAAGGGCGCCTCGGTGCTCCGCCAGCTCGTGGCCTGGGTGGGCCAGGAGAACTTCATGGTCGGCGTCCGCGCGTACATCGCCAAGCACGCGTGGCAGAACACGGAGCTGCCGGACCTCATGACCGAGCTCGAGGCCGCGTCCGGCCGCGACCTGTCCGAGTGGACCCGCGTGTGGCTCGAGACCTCGGGCGTGAACACGCTGCGCACCGAGGTGGAGACGGATGAGGCCGGCACCATCACCGCGCTGCGTCTGCGCCAGAGCGCCCCGGACGGCTCACCGTCGGCGCCCGGCGACGACGTGCTCCGCCCCCACCGTCTGGCCGTGGGCTTCTACGACGTGGACGAGGCCACCGGCCGCCTGATCCGCACCGAGCGCTTCGAGCTCGACGTGGCCGGGGAGGTGACCGAGGTCGTCGAGGCCGCCGGCCGCCGTCGTCCCGCCGTGATCCTGCCCAACGACGACGACCTGGCCTACGCCAAGCTGCGCCTCGACGACGCCTCGTGGGAGGCCGCGTCCACCCGTCTGAAGGATGTGGACGGCTCGCTGGCGCGCACGCTGCTGTGGGGGGCGGCCTGGGACACCGTGCGCGACGGCGAGGCCTCCGCCGCCTGGTTCGTCGACCTCGTCCTCGCCAACGTCGGCCACGAGCGGGACTCGTCCGTGGTGCAGACGCTGCTGCGCCAGCTCGCGACGGCGATCGGCCTGTACCTGCCCGAGGACCAGGCCGAGGCCGTGCGGGTCGCGGCGGCCGACCGGCTGTGGGGCCTCGTCGCGGAGGCCGAGGACGGCTCGGACAACCAGCTGCAGTTCGTCAAGGCGTTCGCCCTGCACGCGCGCACCACGGCGCAGCTGGACCGCCTGGCCGCCCTCGTGGACGGCACCCGCACCGTGCCCGGGCTGGACCTCACCACGGACCTGCGCTGGGAGCTGCTCACCGCGCTCGTGGCGGCGGGACGCGCCGGGGAGGCCGAGATCGCCGAGGCCGAGCGCGCCGACGCGACCGCTACGGGCGCGCTCGCCGCGGTCCAGGCCCGGGCCGCCGTGCCGACGGCCGAGGCCAAGCGCGCGGCCTGGGACCGGGTGATGGCCGGCGAGCTGTCCAACACGGAGCAGCGCCAGGCCCTGATCGGGTTCGCCCGGGTCCACGACGCCGCCCTGATCGCGCCGTTCGCGGACGCCTACTTCGAGGGCGTCGAGGCGATGTGGGACTCCCGTTCGCACGAGATGGCCGAGACCGCCGCGACGCTGGGCTACCCGGCCGCCCAGGTCACCCCGGAGATCGCCGACCGCGCCACCGCCCTGTCCGAGCGGCTGGCCGACACCCGCGCGGGGCTGTCCCGCGTCCTCGCCGAGGGCCGGGACGAGACCGTCCGCGCCCTGGCCGCCCGCGAGGCGGCCTGA
- a CDS encoding ribose-5-phosphate isomerase, producing MRVHIATDHAGMELSAHLVEHLTAAGYEMVDHGPTEYDPQDDYPGFCINAARAVVADREQGLDSLGIVLGGSGNGEQIAANKVAGVRAALAWNLDTARLARAHNDANVVAVGGRQHSLEEATELIEAFLAEPFSQDERHVRRIGKIAHYEATGEVLM from the coding sequence ATGCGCGTCCACATCGCCACCGACCACGCCGGCATGGAGCTGTCCGCCCACCTCGTGGAGCACCTCACCGCCGCCGGCTACGAGATGGTGGACCACGGACCCACCGAGTACGACCCGCAGGACGACTACCCGGGCTTCTGCATCAACGCCGCCCGCGCCGTCGTCGCCGACCGCGAGCAGGGGCTGGACTCGCTCGGCATCGTGCTGGGCGGCTCCGGCAACGGCGAGCAGATCGCCGCCAACAAGGTGGCCGGCGTCCGCGCCGCCCTGGCCTGGAACCTGGACACGGCGCGGCTGGCCCGCGCGCATAACGACGCGAACGTCGTGGCCGTCGGCGGTCGGCAGCACTCGCTCGAGGAGGCCACCGAGCTCATCGAGGCGTTCCTGGCCGAACCGTTCTCCCAGGACGAGCGCCACGTGCGCCGCATCGGGAAGATCGCGCACTACGAGGCCACCGGAGAGGTGCTGATGTGA
- a CDS encoding DUF1345 domain-containing protein, which produces MQNTEQTPRDASTEAGGRPWRHRIVENDTLRMTVLSMLAAAVAIGLSTLLIATPLGDALGVGAARRASWMTGLMTLCLMWSIYSALDTVVLYRWLGRRDSTDLHALLRTRSRGPKESVNPGGWRALMLGASSTLGNTVTFSVMAMLVVVISMWMPEVRSVLTMRLLAVATVLASWASIVLAQALRYARLAAQHDPKRSRPEGESPAPPIRFRGSDAPVFSDYVALSLTLSTMMGAQDVVFSGRAARTAVREHALVGFLFNSMIIAALASLLLTVA; this is translated from the coding sequence ATGCAGAACACCGAGCAGACGCCTCGGGACGCGTCCACCGAGGCCGGTGGGAGGCCCTGGCGGCACCGCATCGTCGAGAACGACACACTGCGCATGACCGTCCTGTCCATGCTGGCAGCCGCCGTCGCGATCGGCTTGAGCACCCTGTTGATCGCCACTCCCCTCGGCGACGCGCTGGGCGTCGGCGCGGCCAGACGCGCCTCCTGGATGACCGGACTGATGACGCTGTGCCTGATGTGGTCGATCTACTCCGCCCTGGACACGGTGGTGCTGTACCGGTGGCTCGGCCGCCGCGACTCAACAGACCTGCACGCGCTGCTGCGCACGCGCTCCCGCGGCCCGAAGGAGTCCGTCAACCCGGGCGGCTGGAGGGCCCTGATGCTGGGAGCGTCGAGCACGCTGGGCAACACCGTCACCTTCTCGGTGATGGCGATGCTCGTGGTGGTCATCTCGATGTGGATGCCGGAGGTCCGGTCCGTGCTCACCATGCGCTTGCTGGCCGTGGCCACGGTCCTCGCGTCCTGGGCGAGCATCGTCCTGGCCCAGGCGTTGCGCTACGCCCGGCTGGCGGCCCAGCACGATCCGAAGAGGTCTCGGCCGGAGGGCGAGTCCCCCGCTCCCCCGATCCGCTTCCGCGGCTCCGACGCTCCGGTCTTCTCGGACTACGTGGCGCTGTCCCTGACGCTGTCCACCATGATGGGCGCCCAGGACGTCGTGTTCTCCGGCCGCGCCGCCCGCACGGCGGTCCGTGAGCACGCGCTGGTCGGATTCCTGTTCAACTCGATGATCATCGCGGCCCTGGCCTCGCTGCTGCTCACCGTCGCCTGA
- a CDS encoding SDR family oxidoreductase, with translation MMHGSRPALRRAASALAGRRPLPPHGATVLVTGGASGIGRLIALGAARRGAGRVVVWDLDLQGAEAVAAEIRSQGADARAERVDVTDAAAVEAAAARAGEVDVAVNNAGVVTGVRLEDATEEGIRRTFEVNALAPYWLTRAVLPGMRARDRGAVVTVASAAGLVGVARQTDYSATKHAAVGFAESLAAELRKDGSRVTSLAVCPFYIDTGMFAGVRSRVPWLLPVLDPQHVAQEVLDAVEAGRTRLLLPRAVGLIAPLRALPAPVFDRAMDVLGVNATMDGFTGRRSRLFAGRETAR, from the coding sequence ATGATGCACGGCTCCCGTCCCGCCCTCCGCAGGGCCGCGTCCGCCCTCGCCGGCCGTCGTCCACTGCCCCCGCACGGCGCCACCGTCCTCGTGACGGGCGGCGCGTCCGGCATCGGTCGACTGATCGCCCTGGGGGCCGCGCGCCGCGGCGCGGGCCGCGTCGTCGTCTGGGACCTCGACCTGCAGGGGGCTGAGGCCGTCGCCGCCGAGATCCGGTCTCAGGGCGCGGACGCCCGGGCCGAGCGCGTGGACGTGACGGACGCGGCCGCCGTCGAGGCCGCCGCCGCCCGCGCCGGGGAGGTGGACGTCGCCGTGAACAACGCGGGCGTCGTGACGGGCGTGCGCCTCGAGGACGCCACGGAGGAGGGCATCCGCCGCACCTTCGAGGTGAACGCACTCGCGCCGTACTGGCTGACCCGGGCGGTCCTGCCCGGAATGCGGGCCCGGGACCGCGGGGCCGTGGTCACGGTGGCCTCGGCCGCGGGGTTGGTCGGCGTCGCACGCCAGACGGACTATTCCGCCACCAAGCACGCCGCGGTCGGGTTCGCCGAGTCCCTCGCCGCGGAGCTGCGCAAGGACGGCAGCCGCGTCACCTCCCTGGCCGTCTGCCCCTTCTACATCGACACCGGGATGTTCGCTGGCGTGCGCAGCCGGGTGCCCTGGCTGCTGCCCGTGCTGGATCCTCAGCACGTGGCGCAGGAGGTGCTGGACGCCGTCGAGGCCGGCCGCACGCGCCTGCTGCTGCCGCGCGCCGTCGGCCTGATCGCGCCCCTGCGCGCCCTGCCGGCGCCCGTCTTCGACCGCGCGATGGACGTCCTCGGGGTCAACGCCACGATGGACGGCTTCACGGGTCGGCGGTCGCGGCTTTTCGCGGGGCGCGAGACGGCGCGCTAG
- the tig gene encoding trigger factor, whose amino-acid sequence MVKSTAENLSPTRVKLTVEVPFEEVKPALDKAFKDIANQVQIPGFRQGKIPARLIEQRFGREVVVDQAVNEGLNTWFSAAIAEAELTPISRPEVDVTATPDAENAEGPVAFTAEFDVRPTIELPDYKGLKVTVEPAQATEEDEQKALDALRSRFGSLKDVDRPAAQDDFVTMNLTATVDGEQVDQAEGLSYQVGAGTMLEGIDEALDGLSAGEDATFETTLNGGEHDGETAVVKLELTAVKERELPEADDEFAQLASEFDTIAELKEDLKKQAAEEAVNRQGVEARDKVLEELAKLVEVPVPDGVIAEQVEQHFSAGGHTAGDDHDTAEHRAELEQNTREAFANEVILDEVAEAEEVTVDQGELIEYIIATSSEYGMDPNQFAMMLDQGGQIPMIMGEVRRRKALAKVLEYAEVTDTDGKAVDLTAFVTPGGQDALDAEAEATEADDAEAAEQA is encoded by the coding sequence GTGGTCAAGTCCACCGCAGAGAACCTCAGCCCGACCCGCGTCAAGCTGACCGTCGAGGTGCCGTTCGAGGAGGTGAAGCCCGCCCTGGACAAGGCGTTCAAGGACATCGCCAACCAGGTGCAGATCCCGGGCTTCCGCCAGGGCAAGATCCCGGCGCGTCTGATCGAGCAGCGCTTCGGCCGCGAGGTCGTCGTGGACCAGGCCGTCAACGAGGGCCTGAACACCTGGTTCTCCGCCGCCATCGCCGAGGCCGAGCTCACCCCGATCTCCCGCCCCGAGGTCGACGTGACCGCCACCCCGGACGCGGAGAACGCCGAGGGCCCGGTGGCCTTCACCGCCGAGTTCGACGTGCGCCCGACCATCGAGCTGCCCGACTACAAGGGCCTCAAGGTGACGGTGGAGCCCGCCCAGGCCACCGAGGAGGACGAGCAGAAGGCCCTCGACGCCCTGCGCTCGCGCTTCGGCTCGCTCAAGGACGTGGACCGCCCGGCCGCCCAGGACGACTTCGTCACGATGAACCTGACCGCCACGGTCGACGGTGAGCAGGTCGACCAGGCCGAGGGCCTGTCCTACCAGGTGGGCGCCGGCACCATGCTCGAGGGCATCGACGAGGCCCTCGACGGCCTGTCCGCCGGCGAGGACGCCACCTTCGAGACCACGCTCAACGGCGGCGAGCACGACGGCGAGACCGCCGTGGTCAAGCTGGAGCTGACGGCCGTCAAGGAGCGCGAGCTGCCCGAGGCCGACGACGAGTTCGCCCAGCTGGCCTCCGAGTTCGACACCATCGCCGAGCTCAAGGAGGACCTGAAGAAGCAGGCCGCCGAGGAGGCCGTGAACCGCCAGGGCGTCGAGGCCCGCGACAAGGTCCTCGAGGAGCTGGCCAAGCTCGTCGAGGTCCCGGTGCCGGACGGCGTCATCGCCGAGCAGGTCGAGCAGCACTTCTCCGCCGGCGGCCACACCGCGGGCGACGACCACGACACCGCCGAGCACCGTGCCGAGCTCGAGCAGAACACCCGCGAGGCGTTCGCCAACGAGGTCATCCTGGACGAGGTCGCCGAGGCCGAGGAGGTCACGGTCGACCAGGGCGAGCTGATCGAGTACATCATCGCCACCTCCTCCGAGTACGGCATGGACCCGAACCAGTTCGCCATGATGCTCGACCAGGGCGGGCAGATCCCGATGATCATGGGCGAGGTCCGCCGTCGCAAGGCACTGGCCAAGGTCCTCGAGTACGCCGAGGTCACCGACACCGACGGCAAGGCCGTGGACCTCACGGCGTTCGTGACCCCGGGCGGCCAGGACGCCCTCGACGCTGAGGCCGAGGCGACCGAGGCCGACGACGCCGAGGCGGCCGAGCAGGCCTGA
- a CDS encoding ClpP family protease produces the protein MTDITPSMRSVDPAQREDFLYTQLLKSRIVWLGEDVRDDNANAICSQLLLLSAEDPEKDIYLYINSPGGSVTAGMAIYDTMQYIPNDVVTVATGLAASMGQFLLASGTKGKRYATPHARVLMHQPSGGIGGTESDIRIQAQLILHMKQVMAELTAEQTGQSVETILEDNARDKWFTAQEALEYGFIDHIADRAASVTGGGGVQG, from the coding sequence ATGACCGACATCACCCCCAGCATGCGTTCGGTGGACCCGGCGCAGCGCGAGGATTTCCTCTACACCCAGCTGCTGAAGTCGCGCATCGTCTGGCTGGGCGAGGACGTCCGTGACGACAACGCCAACGCGATCTGCTCGCAGCTGCTCCTGCTCTCGGCCGAGGACCCGGAGAAGGACATCTACCTGTACATCAACTCCCCGGGCGGCTCCGTCACCGCGGGCATGGCCATCTACGACACCATGCAGTACATCCCCAACGACGTCGTGACGGTGGCCACCGGCCTCGCCGCGTCCATGGGCCAGTTCCTGCTCGCCTCGGGCACCAAGGGCAAGCGCTACGCCACGCCCCACGCCCGCGTGCTGATGCACCAGCCCTCCGGCGGCATCGGCGGCACCGAGTCGGACATCCGCATCCAGGCCCAGCTGATCCTGCACATGAAGCAGGTCATGGCGGAGCTGACCGCCGAGCAGACCGGCCAGTCCGTGGAGACCATCCTCGAGGACAACGCGCGTGACAAGTGGTTCACCGCGCAGGAGGCCCTCGAGTACGGCTTCATCGACCACATCGCCGACCGTGCCGCGTCCGTGACCGGCGGCGGCGGCGTCCAGGGCTGA